One window of the Pseudofrankia sp. DC12 genome contains the following:
- a CDS encoding kelch motif-containing protein, giving the protein MATTEWLGAPRRRRVFQICCLAIILVAGNGPFVRGWATDEYDSWKAHQPQYERQYGRWDVVADSKSRTVHAALLHSGKVLLMSGSGNSQDNFDAKKFTTLLWDPTANTFQNVYTPWDVFCAGHAFLPDGELLIAGGTKKYEVLAQDSPDGKKHEYQGLKDSYVFNPDTERYEKVGSLNYARWYPTLVTLANGAVVAVSGLNEDGQIDPGNTESFDQATQTWITHPDLVKEFPTYPSLLLTADGRLFFSGANAGYGPASLAARQSGLWNLTNNAFQPVLGLPLPELNETAGTVLLPPAQEQKVMFIGGGGVGDTQTLTARTAIVDLNSSNPAWQRGPDLSVAKRYPGAVVLPDDTVLVSGGSAAYRAKDSLTAEIYHPDTNQFTRAADPTVGRDYHSEYLLLPDGRVAVFGSNPLTDNNFFETRVEVYSPAYLFRGVRPVIQSAPAAATRGTTINITSSQKVSKVRLIRAGAYTHVTDTEQRSVELPIVQQANGVVTVSVPDNANLLPPDYYMLFVDNGDNVPSVAKWVQVH; this is encoded by the coding sequence ATGGCGACGACGGAATGGTTGGGTGCGCCGCGCCGCCGACGCGTATTCCAGATTTGTTGCCTCGCCATCATCCTGGTGGCCGGCAACGGGCCGTTCGTCCGCGGCTGGGCGACGGACGAGTACGACAGCTGGAAAGCACACCAGCCGCAGTACGAGCGCCAGTACGGCCGGTGGGACGTGGTCGCGGACTCGAAGTCGAGGACCGTCCACGCGGCGCTCCTGCACAGCGGCAAGGTCCTGCTGATGTCCGGATCGGGCAACAGCCAGGACAACTTCGACGCGAAGAAGTTCACGACGCTGTTGTGGGACCCGACGGCGAACACGTTCCAGAACGTCTACACACCGTGGGACGTCTTCTGCGCCGGACATGCGTTCCTGCCCGACGGGGAGCTGCTGATCGCCGGCGGGACGAAGAAGTACGAGGTCCTGGCGCAGGACTCGCCGGACGGCAAGAAGCACGAGTACCAGGGGCTGAAGGACTCGTACGTCTTCAATCCGGATACCGAGCGCTACGAGAAGGTCGGCTCCCTGAACTATGCGCGGTGGTATCCGACGCTTGTCACGCTGGCCAACGGCGCCGTGGTAGCGGTGTCCGGGCTGAACGAGGACGGCCAGATCGATCCGGGTAACACCGAGTCCTTCGACCAGGCCACCCAGACCTGGATCACGCATCCGGACCTGGTTAAGGAGTTCCCGACCTACCCATCGCTGCTCCTCACCGCCGACGGCCGGTTGTTCTTCTCCGGCGCGAACGCCGGCTATGGGCCGGCAAGCCTCGCGGCCAGGCAGTCCGGCCTCTGGAACCTCACGAACAACGCATTCCAGCCGGTGCTGGGCCTGCCCCTGCCCGAACTCAACGAGACCGCTGGTACCGTGCTGCTGCCGCCGGCCCAGGAACAGAAAGTGATGTTCATCGGCGGCGGTGGCGTAGGGGACACCCAGACGTTGACCGCCAGGACGGCCATCGTCGACCTGAATTCATCCAACCCGGCCTGGCAGCGGGGCCCGGACCTGTCGGTCGCCAAGCGATACCCTGGCGCGGTGGTTCTGCCCGACGACACAGTGCTGGTCTCCGGCGGTTCTGCGGCGTACCGCGCCAAGGACTCCCTGACGGCGGAGATCTATCACCCCGACACCAACCAGTTCACGAGGGCCGCCGATCCGACCGTCGGCCGGGACTATCACTCCGAGTACCTTCTGCTACCTGACGGCCGGGTCGCGGTGTTCGGGTCGAACCCTCTCACCGACAACAACTTCTTCGAGACCCGCGTCGAGGTCTACTCACCCGCCTATCTCTTCCGCGGGGTCCGTCCCGTGATCCAGTCCGCGCCAGCGGCTGCCACCCGGGGCACGACGATCAACATCACTTCTTCCCAGAAGGTGTCGAAGGTGCGCCTGATCCGGGCGGGCGCGTACACCCATGTCACCGACACCGAGCAGCGGTCGGTGGAGTTGCCGATCGTGCAGCAGGCGAATGGCGTCGTCACGGTGAGCGTGCCGGACAACGCCAACCTGCTCCCG